In Fusarium oxysporum f. sp. lycopersici 4287 chromosome 6, whole genome shotgun sequence, a single window of DNA contains:
- a CDS encoding AGC/DMPK protein kinase (At least one base has a quality score < 10), which translates to MCLIPPPQLSKFPFVSLGATAWIFRIDEFTVVKFARTTGSSDFVRENAFFDELKHHAPSPHVIQSFYRTQDAIFLPFLAGGSLENRLRNNQIRDSGKFVRVKRIEPVELLKAWTMELTAGSAWIESLGYVHGDLRPGNLLLDAEDHLKLTDFGWANKIGTPASGNGAPWARLLGPETGADEGTWGLNGPQTEQFAIGSIVYCMTRGREPFEGEIEDGRTQVEMFQNMNFPELHHDQLDYIIRKCWHGEFGSLQELAIAAKTIHSIRPTATALSVAICRERKEVCQRLVGEGLLSSDI; encoded by the coding sequence ATGTGTCTTATTCCACCTCCTCAATTATCTAAATTTCCCTTTGTCTCTCTTGGGGCCACTGCATGGATCTTTCGAATTGATGAATTCACTGTCGTCAAATTTGCCAGAACTACAGGGTCAAGCGATTTTGTGCGGGAAAACGCGTTCTTCGATGAGCTAAAGCATCACGCGCCGAGCCCACATGTCATCCAGAGCTTTTACCGAACTCAAGATGCAATTTTCCTCCCATTCCTCGCAGGAGGCTCGCTGGAGAATCGACTACGGAACAATCAAATCCGAGACTCCGGAAAATTCGTTAGGGTCAAAAGGATAGAACCCGTCGAGCTTCTGAAGGCTTGGACGATGGAGCTTACAGCTGGCTCAGCATGGATTGAGTCGCTTGGGTATGTGCATGGGGATCTGCGACCTGgaaaccttcttcttgatgcgGAAGACCACCTTAAGTTAACGGATTTTGGTTGGGCGAATAAGATAGGGACACCGGCAAGCGGTAATGGCGCTCCCTGGGCACGGCTTTTAGGACCGGAGACCGGTGCTGATGAAGGAACCTGGGGTCTGAATGGACCTCAAACTGAGCAATTTGCGATTGGATCAATCGTGTATTGCATGACCCGAGGCCGCGAACCATTCGAAGGCGAAATAGAGGACGGACGAACTCAAGTTGAAATGTTTCAAAACATGAATTTCCCGGAATTACATCATGATCAACTGGACTACATCATCAGAAAGTGTTGGCATGGGGAATTTGGTTCGCTGCAGGAGCTGGCCATCGCAGCCAAGACTATTCATTCAATTCGACCAACTGCGACGGCTCTTTCGGTTGCGATCTGCAGGGAACGTAAAGAAGTATGCCAACGCCTAGTTGGGGAAGGCTTGCTATCTTCAGATATCTAG